From one Acidobacteriota bacterium genomic stretch:
- a CDS encoding cupin domain-containing protein, translated as MQAKVISTANAEHYKWGGPNGTECDGWYLVRTPELNVIEELMPPGACERRHYHMRARQFFLVLDGELTMEVERQEFVVRQGEGIEIAPGEKHQVINRGKTPLRIIVTSQPPSHGDRTDDEG; from the coding sequence ATGCAGGCGAAGGTCATCTCAACCGCAAACGCGGAGCACTACAAGTGGGGCGGTCCGAATGGCACGGAATGCGACGGTTGGTACCTGGTCCGCACGCCGGAGCTGAACGTTATTGAGGAACTGATGCCTCCAGGGGCCTGCGAGCGCCGGCACTACCATATGCGAGCGAGGCAGTTCTTCCTCGTACTGGACGGTGAGCTGACGATGGAGGTTGAGCGCCAGGAGTTCGTGGTTCGCCAGGGTGAGGGGATTGAGATTGCTCCGGGAGAGAAGCATCAGGTGATCAATCGCGGAAAAACGCCTCTGCGCATCATCGTGACAAGCCAGCCTCCAAGCCATGGAGATCGTACCGATGACGAGGGCTAA
- a CDS encoding acyl-CoA carboxylase subunit beta: MAAAEPPATPKEHDTKLTPHQVRLAELAARHAIAEEGGGPERRARERKAGKLTARERVDLLLDEGTFEETDKFVTHRASEFGMDEQRVPGDGFVTGHGRIDGRVVFVFAQDFTVFGGSLSEANAAKIVKIMDMAMKVGAPVIGLNDSGGARIQEGVLSLAGYTDIFLRNTLASGVVPQISAILGPCAGGAVYSPAITDFTLMTEKTSYMFVTGPDVIKTVLHEDVTKDKLGGATTHNEISGVAHFMAHDDRECLAMVRELVGFIPSNNLDDPPRRAASDPADRADAALETIIPEESNQPYDMVDVITKIVDDGYLFQVHEHFARNLVVGFARMNGRTVGLVANQPAVLAGVLDIDASVKGARFVRFCDAFNIPLITFEDVPGFMPGTGQEHGGIIRHGAKLLYAFAEATVPKLTVITRKAYGGAYCVMSSKHLRTDVNLAWPTAEIAVMGPEGAVNIVYKRELDAVVRRAQAVMPQGVSLTEEQKLEVLAEARKEKVDEFRERFANPYVAAERGYVDAVIRPSETRRRLNTALDMLATKREKLPPKKHGNIPL, from the coding sequence ATGGCTGCTGCTGAACCTCCCGCGACCCCCAAGGAACACGACACGAAGCTGACGCCGCACCAGGTGCGTCTGGCCGAGTTGGCTGCTCGTCATGCCATCGCCGAAGAGGGTGGTGGGCCGGAGCGGCGCGCTCGCGAGCGCAAGGCGGGGAAGCTCACGGCGCGGGAGCGTGTGGACCTGCTGCTCGATGAGGGCACGTTCGAGGAGACGGACAAGTTCGTTACGCATCGCGCCTCGGAGTTCGGCATGGACGAGCAGCGGGTTCCCGGCGATGGCTTTGTCACCGGACACGGGCGCATCGATGGGCGCGTGGTGTTTGTGTTTGCGCAGGACTTCACCGTCTTTGGCGGGTCGCTCTCGGAGGCGAACGCCGCGAAGATCGTCAAGATCATGGACATGGCCATGAAGGTGGGCGCGCCGGTGATCGGGCTGAACGATTCGGGTGGCGCGCGCATCCAGGAGGGCGTGCTCTCGCTGGCCGGTTACACGGACATCTTTTTGCGCAACACGCTGGCGAGCGGCGTGGTGCCGCAAATATCGGCGATCCTCGGTCCGTGCGCAGGCGGGGCCGTCTACTCACCGGCCATTACCGACTTCACGCTGATGACGGAGAAGACGAGCTACATGTTCGTGACCGGGCCGGACGTAATCAAGACGGTGCTGCACGAGGACGTGACCAAGGACAAGCTGGGCGGGGCGACGACGCACAACGAGATCTCCGGCGTGGCGCATTTCATGGCGCACGACGATCGCGAGTGCCTGGCGATGGTGCGCGAGCTGGTGGGGTTCATTCCGTCGAACAATCTCGATGACCCTCCGCGGCGGGCGGCGAGTGATCCCGCCGACCGGGCCGATGCCGCGCTCGAGACGATCATTCCCGAGGAGTCGAACCAGCCTTACGACATGGTCGACGTGATTACGAAGATCGTCGACGATGGGTATCTCTTCCAGGTGCATGAGCACTTTGCGCGCAACCTGGTCGTCGGCTTTGCGCGGATGAACGGGCGGACGGTGGGCCTCGTGGCGAACCAGCCTGCGGTGCTGGCCGGCGTGCTCGACATCGACGCGAGCGTGAAGGGCGCGCGGTTTGTGCGCTTCTGCGATGCGTTCAATATTCCGCTGATCACGTTTGAGGATGTTCCCGGCTTTATGCCCGGCACGGGGCAGGAGCATGGCGGCATCATTCGCCACGGCGCGAAGCTGCTGTATGCGTTCGCCGAAGCCACCGTTCCGAAGCTGACCGTCATCACGCGCAAGGCCTACGGCGGAGCGTACTGCGTCATGAGTTCGAAGCACCTGCGCACGGACGTGAACCTGGCGTGGCCGACGGCGGAGATCGCGGTGATGGGGCCGGAGGGCGCGGTGAACATCGTCTACAAGCGCGAGTTGGACGCCGTGGTGCGGCGGGCGCAGGCGGTGATGCCGCAGGGCGTCTCGCTGACCGAGGAGCAGAAGCTCGAGGTGCTGGCCGAGGCGCGCAAGGAGAAGGTCGACGAGTTCCGCGAGCGCTTCGCGAACCCGTACGTCGCCGCGGAACGCGGCTATGTCGATGCTGTGATCCGGCCGAGCGAAACGCGGCGGCGGCTGAATACGGCGCTCGATATGCTGGCGACGAAGCGCGAGAAGTTGCCTCCGAAGAAGCATGGGAACATCCCTCTGTAA
- a CDS encoding putative Ig domain-containing protein, which translates to MNTSTGAISGTPTAASAQTAYTITASNSAGSTSATIQLSVIIPLAPPSGLSYSPSTISATVGQTIAPVTPTVTGTVTSYSVSPALPAGLSLNSTSGALSGVPTAVTALATYTVTATNSSGSTSTNLQITVNAPVPAPTNLSYARSPITATVGKAFTPDLPLVTGVVSSYTVSPALPAGMTLDSTNGVIAGTPTSITASANYTITATNSGGSTTATVAIVVNKAYTTLLDLGHGTYIDLMRATTTRLFSRDADGHWVLWDYAAGTQLVSGDQFPRGGGVTWDVDLAGNTLMVGIPGGVQVFSANGNLLSNIAIPKMNIPGSNWVPSWLKLASDGSYIAAGSTDGFTVWSPAGKLLISRSGDYHLAKAFATPQQVMVAQGPAGQNVIETISVATGNSSVGPAFSGYFYSWFQDGNRFFTNTGSTVWVYSSASVQEAIMTSPIAPVLLDPDPPLLNFVGQGNWMTFSGGSSTYVYAVGANSPTVTYSSASTQSYLIPSGSMLAVGGVGAPSFVVDLSGSSPVKTNLSTNPQAFAAATTSQLFLAGSSLVVDESHQHTLNHGALKAIAGSPARIALSTYDGQITYFLAGNTQPDGSFAHAASKLQLSDDGTVLGIGYGNNIDFISLPSQSLINTFTYPPGSYTDFTMARTGTLFGKRLATTWQVIPVGGGSPLFSINGASQPISFSPDATLAAISPFGSGDNMSGSYTVNVYKNGQIQTAVNGLLSGWLDNTKFLVNTFNQFPTFMTYATAVIYDAGGNQISTSPIPQLFPIQSASGNQVYSPSNNIIYSLSSGSPTWTGPAPVDKNGSIAGPYVVFRAGTQVVQDTY; encoded by the coding sequence TTGAATACTTCTACCGGGGCGATCTCCGGTACTCCAACTGCTGCAAGTGCACAGACGGCTTATACCATCACTGCCTCAAACTCCGCAGGATCCACTTCGGCGACGATTCAACTCTCAGTGATTATCCCGCTTGCTCCTCCATCCGGATTGAGCTACTCTCCATCGACGATTTCGGCCACTGTCGGTCAGACAATTGCACCCGTCACACCTACCGTAACTGGTACTGTCACCTCCTATAGCGTCTCTCCAGCGCTTCCTGCTGGCCTTAGTCTCAACTCCACCTCAGGCGCCCTATCGGGAGTCCCTACAGCAGTGACGGCCCTGGCGACGTATACGGTAACTGCAACGAACTCAAGTGGGTCGACGTCAACGAATCTTCAGATCACGGTGAATGCTCCTGTCCCCGCGCCTACAAACCTGTCCTATGCGCGAAGCCCAATTACAGCTACCGTGGGCAAAGCATTCACGCCTGACCTCCCTTTGGTCACCGGCGTCGTCAGCTCCTACACAGTCAGCCCGGCCCTTCCCGCTGGCATGACCCTTGATTCCACAAATGGAGTGATTGCCGGAACCCCTACGTCAATTACAGCAAGCGCCAACTACACCATCACAGCAACGAACTCTGGCGGCAGTACCACGGCTACAGTTGCAATCGTCGTCAACAAGGCCTATACCACGCTTCTGGATCTGGGACATGGGACGTATATTGATCTCATGCGAGCCACTACCACGCGTCTTTTCAGCAGAGACGCCGATGGTCATTGGGTTCTATGGGACTATGCCGCCGGCACACAGCTCGTTAGCGGAGATCAGTTTCCTCGTGGTGGAGGGGTTACCTGGGATGTTGATCTTGCCGGGAATACTCTGATGGTTGGCATCCCTGGTGGTGTCCAGGTCTTTTCAGCTAATGGGAATCTACTCTCCAACATCGCTATCCCGAAGATGAACATTCCAGGCAGCAACTGGGTTCCGAGCTGGCTGAAACTGGCTAGTGATGGCAGTTACATCGCCGCTGGGTCTACAGACGGCTTCACCGTCTGGTCTCCTGCAGGGAAACTCCTTATATCTCGGTCCGGCGATTACCACCTCGCAAAGGCCTTCGCGACGCCTCAGCAAGTCATGGTAGCGCAGGGGCCGGCAGGGCAAAATGTAATCGAAACAATCTCAGTAGCCACAGGAAATTCGTCGGTCGGGCCAGCCTTTTCAGGCTATTTTTATTCCTGGTTTCAGGATGGCAATCGATTCTTCACAAATACTGGATCAACAGTCTGGGTTTATTCCAGTGCGAGTGTTCAAGAAGCGATAATGACATCCCCAATAGCTCCGGTATTGCTAGATCCGGATCCCCCACTGCTTAACTTTGTGGGTCAGGGGAATTGGATGACGTTTTCGGGGGGTAGCTCGACATACGTCTATGCCGTAGGTGCAAATTCCCCAACCGTCACCTACAGCAGCGCATCCACACAGTCATACCTTATCCCATCCGGTTCCATGCTGGCCGTGGGGGGCGTGGGCGCACCATCATTTGTCGTCGACCTGTCAGGTTCTTCGCCGGTCAAAACGAACCTGTCGACTAATCCTCAGGCCTTCGCTGCTGCCACTACGTCTCAGTTGTTCTTAGCTGGGTCCAGTCTTGTGGTTGATGAGTCACATCAACACACTTTGAATCATGGTGCTCTCAAGGCCATCGCCGGAAGTCCAGCAAGGATCGCACTCTCAACATACGACGGGCAGATCACCTACTTCCTTGCCGGAAACACTCAACCCGACGGAAGCTTTGCCCATGCCGCTTCTAAATTACAGCTATCGGACGATGGCACGGTACTTGGAATTGGGTACGGCAATAACATCGATTTCATATCCCTGCCTTCGCAATCACTCATCAACACCTTTACTTACCCGCCTGGTAGCTATACAGACTTTACTATGGCGCGAACCGGAACTTTATTCGGGAAGCGGCTTGCCACAACATGGCAGGTAATTCCCGTTGGCGGCGGATCGCCCCTCTTCTCCATAAACGGCGCCTCGCAACCAATCAGCTTTTCGCCGGATGCCACTCTTGCGGCAATCTCTCCATTCGGATCGGGCGATAATATGTCAGGGAGTTATACCGTCAACGTCTATAAAAATGGTCAGATACAAACCGCAGTGAATGGTTTGCTCTCGGGGTGGCTGGACAATACGAAGTTTCTTGTAAATACCTTTAACCAGTTTCCTACCTTCATGACATATGCTACCGCTGTAATCTACGACGCCGGCGGGAACCAGATATCGACTTCACCCATTCCCCAGCTCTTTCCAATTCAATCTGCGTCTGGAAATCAGGTGTATTCGCCATCCAACAACATCATCTATTCGCTCAGCTCCGGCTCCCCAACCTGGACGGGTCCTGCACCGGTAGACAAGAACGGTAGTATCGCAGGCCCTTATGTTGTGTTTCGAGCAGGCACTCAAGTCGTTCAGGACACGTATTAG
- a CDS encoding DNA polymerase gives MPSAPHPDRFGFLHIDLNSFFASVEQQLHPEYRGKPIAVVPTMADTTCCIAASYEAKAFKVKTGTQVGEAKKMCPGIILVEGDHTNYAKYSKAINDAVELACPVAHNPSIDEMCCQLMGREQEPPRARKIALEIKQSIYKNVGEALRCSIGMAPNRYLAKIASDMQKPDGLIGLLPSQLPRAIAHLDLRDLPGVGARTEVRLNAKGIRTMPELLALDRTGMHNLFNSVWGDRMYHWLRGGETGDDGATVTSDVQKSLGHSHVMAPEFRTEEGAWSIANKLLHKAAMRLRMEKFYTGSMAVTIRYQLTREQAERVKSKRHFSGIKHSGWGMEARFRQCQDTLTLLEAMRGMWQRRPQGEEFRKPFFVGVTLRDLIPEDEHQEELFGDPDNRTQLSATMDKLNLKYGHTTLHFGSMLPARESAPTRIAFTQIPVQYGVDYM, from the coding sequence ATGCCCTCCGCCCCCCATCCCGACCGCTTCGGCTTCCTGCACATCGACCTTAACTCTTTCTTCGCTTCGGTCGAGCAGCAGTTGCACCCGGAGTATCGCGGCAAGCCCATCGCCGTCGTGCCCACCATGGCCGACACCACTTGCTGCATCGCCGCCAGCTACGAGGCCAAAGCCTTTAAGGTGAAGACCGGCACCCAGGTTGGCGAGGCGAAGAAGATGTGCCCCGGCATCATCCTCGTCGAGGGCGACCACACCAACTACGCCAAGTACTCGAAGGCGATCAACGACGCCGTCGAGCTGGCCTGCCCCGTCGCGCACAATCCGTCGATCGACGAGATGTGCTGCCAGCTCATGGGCCGCGAGCAGGAGCCTCCGCGCGCGCGGAAGATTGCGCTCGAGATCAAGCAGTCCATCTATAAGAATGTGGGCGAGGCGCTGCGCTGCTCCATCGGCATGGCCCCCAACCGCTACCTGGCCAAGATCGCCAGCGACATGCAGAAGCCCGACGGCCTCATCGGGCTGCTGCCATCGCAGCTTCCCCGCGCCATCGCGCATCTCGACCTGCGCGACCTCCCCGGCGTAGGCGCGCGCACCGAAGTGCGGCTCAACGCCAAGGGCATCCGCACCATGCCCGAGCTGCTCGCGCTCGACCGCACCGGCATGCACAACCTCTTCAACAGCGTCTGGGGAGACCGCATGTACCACTGGCTGCGCGGCGGCGAGACTGGCGACGACGGAGCCACCGTCACCAGCGACGTGCAGAAGTCGCTCGGCCACTCGCACGTCATGGCGCCGGAGTTTCGCACTGAAGAGGGCGCGTGGTCGATCGCCAACAAGCTGCTGCACAAGGCCGCCATGCGCCTGCGCATGGAAAAGTTCTACACCGGCTCGATGGCCGTCACGATCCGCTACCAGCTCACGCGCGAGCAGGCCGAGCGCGTGAAGTCAAAGCGCCACTTCAGCGGTATCAAGCACTCCGGCTGGGGCATGGAGGCGCGCTTCCGCCAATGCCAGGACACGCTCACCCTGCTCGAAGCCATGCGCGGCATGTGGCAGCGGCGTCCGCAGGGAGAGGAGTTCCGCAAGCCCTTCTTCGTCGGCGTCACGCTGCGCGACCTCATCCCCGAAGACGAACACCAGGAAGAACTCTTCGGCGACCCCGACAACCGCACCCAGCTTTCAGCCACGATGGACAAGCTCAACCTCAAGTACGGCCACACCACACTGCACTTCGGCAGCATGCTCCCCGCCCGCGAGAGCGCGCCCACACGCATCGCGTTCACGCAGATTCCCGTGCAGTACGGGGTGGACTACATGTAA
- the gluQRS gene encoding tRNA glutamyl-Q(34) synthetase GluQRS, translating into MTERYIGRLAPSPTGLLHLGHAATFWAAYQRAKEHNGTLLLRNEDLDPQRSKQHYVEAMLEDLAWLGIAWTPPIITQSQRIALYREAFVRLLASGHVYACTCSRKELAEMVAAPHEDTDDEPVYTGKCRPTRCSPAQSLQPNTNYRFRVPDGEVITFHDANLGPQNFIAGKDFGDFLIWRKDDLPSYQLACIVDDADSQIAEVVRGADLLKSTARQILLQRALSLPPVDYFHTRLLRDEHGMRLAKRHDALALRTLREQGKTPADVIQMFSA; encoded by the coding sequence GTGACTGAACGCTACATCGGCCGCCTCGCCCCATCGCCCACGGGCCTGCTCCACCTCGGCCACGCCGCCACATTCTGGGCTGCGTATCAGCGAGCAAAGGAACACAACGGCACACTGCTCCTCCGCAACGAAGACCTCGACCCGCAGCGCTCCAAACAACACTACGTCGAAGCCATGCTCGAAGACCTCGCATGGCTCGGCATCGCGTGGACACCGCCGATCATCACGCAGTCGCAACGCATCGCGCTCTACCGCGAGGCCTTCGTTCGTCTCCTCGCATCAGGCCATGTTTACGCCTGCACCTGTTCGCGCAAGGAGCTTGCGGAGATGGTCGCCGCGCCGCATGAAGACACGGACGACGAGCCTGTCTACACCGGCAAATGCCGTCCCACTCGCTGCTCGCCTGCTCAATCGCTCCAGCCGAACACAAACTATCGCTTCCGCGTGCCCGATGGCGAGGTCATTACTTTCCACGACGCGAACCTTGGCCCACAGAACTTCATCGCAGGCAAAGACTTCGGCGACTTCCTCATCTGGCGCAAGGACGATCTGCCCAGCTATCAGCTCGCCTGCATCGTCGACGACGCCGACTCGCAGATCGCCGAGGTCGTCCGCGGAGCCGACCTGCTCAAATCCACCGCTCGCCAGATCCTCCTTCAGCGCGCCCTCTCACTGCCACCCGTCGACTACTTCCACACGCGGCTGCTGCGCGACGAACACGGCATGCGCCTCGCAAAACGTCACGACGCGCTTGCACTCCGAACATTGCGCGAGCAAGGAAAGACCCCGGCCGACGTCATACAGATGTTCTCTGCATAA
- a CDS encoding TonB-dependent receptor: MINSPSTMLRRLTTAFFLLALALIATPGTATAQETTAAVQGVVTDPTGAVVPNSTVTATSVSLIKPAMTTTDSHGFYRLNALPPGTYEITVNGGGMSFKATQLKLAAGDLPNFNIRLTAAGTVAVVDVSSSVAMVDVTQSKVETVIDKEQIDALPKSGRSFQSLLTLVPGVRQEPLQSLAVVNGTTTPNAAGNANIGGGSSRMNGFQVDGASDSENIYMMDGVNITNVQGGGIGINVPGEFFEQVSVKNGSIDAQYGGALGGVINVIPARGTNSWHGAVSLGYRSSLMDANDQCVYSTVCFLRYDPATSANSSTRVDATAQYYIAKQDHYRYVDPSFQVGGPLLTDKLFIFASYAPDFQRTRRDATSTFLGNAGPHSYYNAADTHSAVGRLDYSPTGKLRLFAGWDYNFVRIVGQLPNPDSKLGQTSTSASTNPANFRPDGGFVNPISVYSFGADYTLGTRTLISARYGYLFNNTHTLGTASGLRYVYQNSVTGTTSTLSGAAIPTTYQNTSGFANIGANQPTFFNTYTRKGLSVDISHIKTGWAGTHNFKGGYQFARTGNNVKTLFDYAQVLLFYGSGQTYSPGTSPTACDAVISANQAAWGVSNATKNCTGNYGYFIVRDGTDVLGKIDSNAHGLYALDDWTVGHTGLTLNVGVRFDREYLPPYAAGDPSITFGWGSRIAPRLGGAYDLLHNGKFKIFASYGKYFDILKFSLPQGSFGGNYWHDCVYTLDNPNFNLILPTAPVAGDGFRHGCPSTGLAPGVASNAVNDTGATGGNAGRFIENLDYRAVNNSSDDPGVDPNIKPTAQHEVQAGAEYAMTPTLSFNARYVRKALDSTTEDMGLNDTYGYYIGNPGSAYGDLLHRPLPNVYRTAITNGMAPATAAGFLNPAGICSTCPSTPAASRVYNGLEFRVEKRANNYQVTAFYTYSRLYGNYPGLTSTFITDGSGGRHNPNNNRSFDNPTMQFTAAGKPFGGPLPTDRPHSLTLFGFYRLKSFLGESTLGLTQIASSGTPVSTCLGNLASNSACQFVEDQSHYVNLSRQADGSITKSSVGLRRTGAFTQTSTNIGHYIHVSKDHENRRFGGEFNVNNLLNQHAAMAYNVTPTTSAPTIGSTANPVGTDYYQLMTGYDYMAEMNGTIGTTSKNGAVSPKILSNQYGLPNTFQTARSVRWKLAFIF, from the coding sequence ATGATCAATTCCCCATCAACAATGCTTCGCCGTCTGACGACGGCGTTTTTCCTGCTTGCGCTCGCGTTGATCGCAACGCCGGGCACGGCAACAGCCCAGGAGACTACCGCCGCTGTTCAAGGAGTTGTCACCGATCCCACAGGCGCTGTGGTGCCGAATTCTACCGTAACGGCGACCAGCGTCAGCCTGATCAAGCCGGCTATGACCACGACGGACTCGCACGGTTTCTATCGGCTCAATGCACTGCCTCCGGGCACCTACGAGATCACGGTCAACGGCGGCGGCATGTCGTTCAAGGCGACCCAACTGAAACTTGCCGCAGGCGATCTTCCCAATTTCAATATCAGACTCACTGCTGCTGGTACGGTGGCAGTTGTTGACGTTAGCTCATCGGTTGCGATGGTCGACGTGACGCAGAGCAAGGTCGAGACGGTGATCGACAAAGAACAGATTGATGCTCTGCCGAAGTCTGGCCGCTCGTTCCAATCGTTGCTTACGCTGGTTCCGGGAGTTCGTCAGGAGCCGTTGCAGAGTCTTGCGGTTGTGAACGGCACGACCACACCGAACGCTGCCGGCAATGCCAACATAGGGGGCGGCTCGAGCCGTATGAACGGCTTCCAGGTGGATGGTGCATCGGACTCCGAGAACATCTACATGATGGATGGCGTGAACATCACAAATGTTCAGGGTGGCGGAATCGGCATCAATGTCCCCGGCGAGTTCTTCGAGCAGGTTTCCGTCAAGAATGGGTCCATTGATGCCCAATACGGCGGCGCATTGGGCGGCGTGATCAATGTGATCCCCGCTCGCGGCACCAACTCCTGGCATGGTGCAGTTTCGTTGGGGTACCGCTCGAGCCTCATGGACGCTAACGACCAATGCGTGTACAGCACGGTCTGCTTCCTGCGCTACGATCCTGCAACATCGGCGAACTCATCGACGCGCGTCGATGCGACTGCGCAGTACTACATTGCGAAGCAGGATCATTATCGCTATGTAGACCCGAGCTTCCAGGTCGGCGGGCCGCTGTTGACTGACAAACTGTTCATATTTGCCAGCTATGCGCCAGACTTTCAGCGGACGCGGCGTGATGCGACGTCCACGTTCCTGGGCAACGCCGGCCCGCATAGTTACTACAATGCTGCGGATACACATTCTGCCGTTGGCCGCCTGGATTACAGTCCTACCGGCAAGCTGCGCCTCTTCGCCGGGTGGGACTATAACTTCGTCCGCATTGTGGGCCAGTTGCCGAATCCTGACAGTAAGCTGGGGCAGACGAGCACGAGCGCCAGCACGAACCCGGCAAACTTCCGCCCTGACGGCGGCTTTGTGAACCCGATCTCGGTGTACTCATTTGGCGCCGATTACACGCTGGGCACGAGGACGCTGATCTCGGCGCGCTACGGCTATCTGTTCAACAATACGCACACACTGGGTACCGCGTCAGGTCTGCGGTATGTGTACCAGAACTCTGTAACCGGGACGACCTCGACGCTCTCCGGGGCTGCGATCCCAACCACATATCAGAACACGTCGGGCTTTGCGAATATCGGGGCGAACCAGCCGACGTTCTTCAACACCTATACACGGAAAGGGTTGAGCGTCGACATCTCTCACATAAAGACCGGGTGGGCGGGTACGCACAACTTCAAGGGAGGCTACCAGTTCGCGCGCACCGGAAACAACGTAAAGACGCTCTTTGACTATGCGCAGGTGCTTCTATTTTACGGCTCAGGCCAGACTTACTCGCCTGGCACCAGTCCGACGGCATGCGATGCTGTTATCTCGGCTAATCAGGCGGCATGGGGAGTTTCCAATGCCACGAAGAACTGCACCGGCAACTACGGCTACTTCATCGTCCGTGATGGTACGGACGTTCTGGGCAAGATCGACTCCAATGCGCATGGCCTGTATGCGCTGGATGACTGGACGGTGGGACATACCGGCCTGACACTCAATGTGGGTGTTCGCTTCGATCGTGAGTACCTGCCGCCGTATGCCGCAGGCGATCCGAGCATCACGTTTGGCTGGGGCAGCAGAATCGCTCCTCGCCTTGGCGGTGCCTACGACCTGCTGCACAACGGCAAATTCAAGATATTTGCGAGCTACGGCAAGTACTTCGACATTCTGAAGTTCTCGCTTCCGCAGGGCAGCTTCGGCGGCAACTACTGGCACGATTGCGTGTACACGCTCGACAACCCGAACTTCAATCTCATCCTGCCGACGGCACCAGTAGCAGGGGACGGCTTCCGTCACGGCTGCCCGTCGACAGGCCTGGCTCCGGGCGTGGCCTCCAACGCTGTCAACGATACAGGGGCAACTGGCGGCAATGCTGGCCGCTTTATCGAAAACCTGGACTACCGTGCTGTGAATAACAGCTCGGATGATCCCGGTGTCGATCCGAACATCAAGCCGACCGCTCAGCACGAGGTTCAGGCAGGTGCGGAGTATGCAATGACACCGACCCTGTCGTTCAACGCCCGTTACGTTCGCAAGGCCCTCGACTCTACGACGGAAGACATGGGTCTGAATGATACGTATGGGTACTACATCGGCAACCCCGGTTCAGCGTATGGCGACTTACTACATCGTCCGCTTCCGAACGTATATCGCACTGCCATCACGAATGGTATGGCCCCCGCTACGGCAGCAGGGTTCCTGAATCCGGCGGGTATCTGCTCTACGTGCCCATCGACTCCGGCTGCATCGCGCGTATACAACGGCCTGGAGTTCCGCGTGGAGAAGCGGGCGAACAACTATCAGGTGACGGCCTTCTACACTTACAGCCGCCTCTATGGCAATTATCCGGGACTGACGAGCACGTTTATCACAGACGGCTCTGGCGGACGTCATAACCCAAATAACAACCGTTCGTTCGACAATCCGACGATGCAGTTCACGGCGGCCGGCAAGCCCTTCGGCGGTCCGCTTCCCACCGACCGTCCGCACTCGTTGACTTTGTTCGGTTTCTACCGGTTGAAGTCCTTCCTGGGCGAGTCCACTCTGGGCCTTACGCAGATCGCTTCGTCGGGAACACCCGTAAGCACCTGCCTCGGCAATCTGGCTTCGAACAGCGCCTGCCAGTTCGTCGAAGACCAGAGCCACTATGTGAATCTCTCACGTCAGGCAGACGGCTCGATCACGAAGAGTTCTGTAGGTTTGCGACGAACGGGCGCTTTCACACAGACGAGTACCAACATTGGCCATTACATCCATGTAAGCAAGGACCACGAGAATCGCCGCTTCGGTGGTGAGTTCAACGTGAACAACCTGCTCAACCAGCATGCTGCTATGGCCTACAACGTAACGCCGACGACCTCGGCTCCAACTATCGGTTCCACGGCGAACCCGGTCGGGACCGACTACTACCAGCTCATGACCGGCTACGATTACATGGCGGAGATGAATGGTACGATCGGTACGACCAGCAAGAACGGTGCAGTCAGCCCGAAGATTCTCTCGAATCAGTACGGTCTGCCGAACACGTTCCAGACGGCGCGTTCGGTCCGCTGGAAGCTGGCCTTCATCTTCTAA